Genomic window (Polaribacter batillariae):
TGACCCGCTGTTTGGAAAAATTTCTTTAGAAGGAGATGTAAACGGAAATGGATTTACATTATCGAATATCGATACTAGATTTATTGGTAAAATTTCTGAATTTAATTTTAAAGATTATACCTATAAAAATATGGTAGCCAATGGCCAATATCAAAATAATAAATTCGATGGAGATTTACTCATTAACGACGAAAATTTTAAAATGGATTTTAAAGGTTTGGCAGATTTATCTTCAGAAGTACATAAATTCGATTTTAAATCGTCCATTACTTACTTAAACTTAAAAGAAACAAATCTTTTTACAAGAGATAGTATTTCTATTGTAAAAGGAGACGTAACTTTAGATATAGAAGGAAACAATTTAGATGATATTGTTGGAAAAGCAACCTTTAGAAACGTTTTATATACCAATGAAAAGAAAGAGTATAAATTTAAAGAATTCGATGTTACATCTTCTGTAAAAGATAGCATTAAAACCATCGAAGTAGTTTCCGAAGACATTGCGAGTGGCGCTATTTCAGGAAAGTTTTCTTTTGAAGAATTGCCAAAAGTAGCACAAAATGCATTAGGAAGCATTTATACGAATTACAACCCATACCCAGTAACTCCAAACCAGTATTTAGATTTTAATTTTACTGTTTTTAATAAGATTGTAAACGTATTTTTTCCATCAATTTCTATTGACGATAATACAAAATTAAAAGGAAAAATAAATTCCGATAAAAACCTTTTTAAGCTTACGGTGTCTTCTCCAAGAATCGATGCTTATGGAAACGAAGTAAAAGAAATTTTACTAAGAACCGATAATCAAAATCCGCTTTACAACACGCATTTAACAGCATCAGAAGTAAATACACCATATTATAATGTCTCTAAATTAAATTTATTAAACAGAACCCAAAACGATACGTTGTATTTCAAATCGGTTTTTAAAGGAGGAAACAAGAAAAATGAAGACTTTAACCTCGATTTCTTTTACACATTTAATGCCGAAGGAAAATCGGTAGTTGGTTTTGAAGAATCGTCGTTTATTTATAAAGAAAACACGTGGAATATCAATCCAGATAAATTAAATACAGATAAAATTACCTTCGATTTAAAAAAGGGCGAATTTAATTTTAGTCAGTTTAAATTAGTTTCAGGAGAACAAAAAGTAGAGTTTACAGGAAGTTTAAAAGGAAATGACGAGAAAATACTGTTGGCAGATTTTACGAAAGTAAACTTAGAAAGTTTTCTTCCTAAAATAGATAGTTTGGCTTTGAAAGGCACACTCTCTGGAAATTTAGATTTTGTGCAAAAAGAAGGAGATTACAGCCCCGAAGCAACTTTAGTCGTAAAAGATTTTCAAGTAAATAATTTCAAACAAGGAAACTTATCAATTAACATAAAAGGAGATAATTCGTACGAAAAATACAATGTAAATTTATCAATAGAAAATAAAGATGTAAAAAGTATTGCAGCCACAGGTTCTTTAGATTTTTCTTCAGAAAGACCCATTATCGATTTAAATGTATTTTTAGAAGAATTTAAACTAGAGGCATTTAGTCCATTAGGGCAAGATGTTTTATCTTCATTAAGAGGAAGCGCCACTGGAGATTTTACATTAAGAGGTTTTTTAAGCAATCCAGATATGGATGGTACTTTAACACTTAAAAATGCAGGTTTAAAATTTCCTTATTTAAATGTAGATTACGATTTCGAAGGCGAATCTATAATTACTTTAATGCAGCAATCTTTTATTTTAGAAGACTTTAAATTACGAGATACCAAACATCAAACCAAAGGAATTTTTAAAGGAAGTATTTCTCACTTTAATTTTAAACAATGGTTTTTAGATTTAAAAATAGAAAGCGATAACCTTTTAGTGTTAGATACCCAAAAAACAGAAGAAGCTTTGTATTATGGTGCTGCTTATATAGATGGTACTGCAGATATTACAGGTTTAACAGATAGGTTAACCATAGATGTAAATGCAAAAACAAATGCAGGAACACTTTTTGTAGTACCTATAAAAGATGTAGAAACTGTAGATAGTTATAAGTTAATTCATTTTAAAACAAAAGAAACAAAAGCAAAAGACCGCCAAAAAGAAATTGCCTTAGAAGCTTTAAAAGGATTGGAATTAAACATCGATTTAGAAGTAACAAAAGATGCCGTTGCACAAATTGTTATTGATGAGGTTTACGGAAGCCAATTAACAGGTAGAGGATCTGGAAATTTGCGAATAGAAATAGACACCAGAGGAAAGTTTAATATGTTTGGCGACTATGTGGTAAATAATGGAGTGTACGACTTTAAATACGGAGGAATTGTAAACAAACCATTTGTTATTCAAAGAGGAGGAACTGTGTCTTGGAATGGAAACCCTACAGATGCAAATTTAGACGTGACCGCAATTTACAAAGCAAAAGCAAATCCAGGAGTTTTATTAGAAAACTTTAATTCTAATAGAAATATAGAAGTAGATTTGGTAACTAAAATTACAGGAGGGCTGTTCAACTCGAAACAAGAGTTAGACATTCAACTCACCAATGTCGATCCAACCATTGCCAACGAGTTAGAATTTATTTTAAATGATAATAACGTAAATGAAAAAACAACACAATTTATTTCTTTATTAGCCTTTGGTAATTTTACAAACCCAGACAAAGTAAATTTCGATGCAAATGCAACCATTACCAATACAGCTTCAAGTGCCATTGCAGCTGCTTTCTCTAGTTTATTAAACAACCCAGATAGTAAATTTCAATTAGGGGTAGATTATCAACAAGGTCAGTCAGATAACAATGTAGAACGTTTAAATATAGACAATCAAGTAGATTTGTCTGTAAGCACAAAAGTGAGCGATCGAGTAATTATAAACGGAAAAGTAGGAGTTCCAGTGGGTACAAAAACACAATCGAGCGTTATTGGAGAGGTAAAAGTAGAAGTTTTGTTAAATGAAGAAGGAAACTTTAGAGGTGTAATATTCAATCGTCAAAACGAAATTCAATATACAATCGAAGATCAAGGTTATACACAAGGTGTTGGACTTTCGTATCAAGTTAATTTTAATACACTTTCAGAATTGCTTCAAAAAATAAGAGGAAAGAAGAAAAAAGAAAAACCTAAAAAGAAAAAGGTGGTAAAAGATTCTCTTAAAAAAGTTAACAAAAACTTAATAAATTTCGAAGGAAATTAACTTTCTTTTTCCCTTATTTTTAGTAAAAATTATCCCAACAAAAAACAGCTTCACATTTTTATGAAACATTATTTTTGATGCAAAATAAATTGTTAAAAAACAGGTTGAAAATGTTTCGTAATTTCAAACAAGAAATGGTATAACTTTTAAAAAAGATACTTCTTAAAAAGAGTATAAAAATAAAGGAAAAAACCTAAAACGATTTCGTAGTTTTTTTATTTTAAATGCTTAAAAAGCAGTAATTTTACGATATATAATTATGAAGAAAATCAAAAAAATAGCAGTTATGACTTCTGGAGGAGATGCTCCAGGAATGAATGCCGCAATTAGATCTGTAGTTAGAGCATGTGCTTATTACAGAGTTAGTTGTGTTGGAATATATAGAGGTTATGAAGGTCTTATCGAAGGCGATTTTATTGAGTTAACAGCAAGAAGCGTTAATAATATCATCAATAAAGGAGGCACCATTTTAAAATCTGCAAGATCAAAAGAATTTAGAACCAAAGAAGGCAGAGCCAAAGCTTACGAACATTTAAAAGAAAATGATATCGAAGCAATGGTTGTAATTGGTGGAGATGGATCTTTTACAGGCGCCGTAATTTTTAATGAAGAATACAAGTTTCCGGTAATTGGTATTCCAGGAACCATCGATAACGATATTTTTGGTACTACCCACACTTTAGGTTATGACACAGCCTTAAACACAGCTGTAGAAGCAATCGATAAAATTAGAGATACAGCCTCTTCGCACAATAGATTATTTTTTGTAGAAGTTATGGGAAGAGATGCTGGTTTTATCGCCTTAAATGCCGGAGTTGGAGCAGGAGCAGAAGAAATTTTAATTCCTGAAGAAGATTTAGGGTTGGATAGAATGTTAGAATCTTTAAAGAAAAGTAGAAGAACAGGAAAATCTTCTAGTATTGTTGTGGTGGCAGAAGGAGATAAATCTGGTAAAAATGTGTACGAATTAGCGAAATATGTAGAAGAAAACTTACCAGAATACGATGTTCGAGTATCCGTTCTAGGTCACATGCAAAGAGGAGGTTCTCCATCTTGTTTCGATAGAGTTTTAGCAAGCAGATTAGGGGTAAAATCTGTAGAACTACTATTAGATGGTAAAACCAATTTAATGGTTGGTTTAAAGAATAACGAAGTAATAAGCACAAGCATTGCAGAAGCAATTAAAGGAGGTCATTCAATCAATCAAGAGCTTTTAAGAGTTTCAGATATTATGACCACGTAAACATAAAATAAGTAATAAATAAAAGAGTAAAAAATGATAAAAGTAGGAATTAACGGATTTGGTAGAATTGGAAGATTGGCATTTAGATCTGCAGTAACAAGAGATAACGTTCAAGTTGTAGCAATTAACGATTTGTTAGATGTAGATTATTTAGCATACATGTTAAAATACGATTCTGTACACGGAAAATTCGAGGGAACTGTAGAGGTAAAAGATGGTAAATTAGTTGTAAACGGAAACGAAATTAGAATTACCGCAGAAAGAGATCCTGCAAATTTAAAATGGAACGAAGTAGATGTAGATTATGTAATCGAATCTACAGGTTTTTTCTTAACAGAAGAAACTGCAGGGAAACATTTACAAGCAGGAGCTAAGAAAGTAGTTTTATCTGCACCATCTAAAGATCATACCCCAATGTTTGTAATGGGAGTAAATAATACAGATTTAAAAGCAGACCAGAAAATCTTCTCAAACGCATCTTGTACAACCAACTGTTTAGCACCAATCTCTAAAGTTTTAAACGATAATTTTGGTATTGTAGAAGGGTTAATGACAACAGTTCATGCCACAACTGCCACCCAAAAAACAGTAGATGGCCCATCTATGAAAGATTGGAGAGGTGGTAGAGCTGCAATACATAACATTATACCTTCTTCTACAGGAGCTGCAAAAGCAGTAGGAAAAGTAATTCCAGAATTAAACGGAAAATTAACAGGAATGGCTTTTAGAGTTCCAACAATGGATGTTTCTGTAGTAGATTTAACCGTAAAATTAGAAAAAGCAGCAACATACGAAGAAATTTGTACAGCAATGAAAACGGCTTCAGAAAGTGGTCCAATGAAAGGTGTTTTAGGTTATACTGAAGATTCTGTAGTCTCTCAAGATTTTGTAGGAGACACAAGAACATCTATTTTCGATGCCAAAGCCGGAATCGCATTAAACGATAACTTTGTAAAAGTTGTTTCTTGGTACGATAACGAAATAGGTTATTCAACTAAAATTGTAGATTTAATTGAATACGCTGCTACTTTGTAGTATTTAAAAATAAAAACCTGATAGACTTGTCTTCTATCAGGTT
Coding sequences:
- a CDS encoding translocation/assembly module TamB domain-containing protein, with protein sequence MGEYATNRINDDFGTNLTIGKINLSFLGSVELKDVKIKDHHKDTLIFVNSVSTSILNAKKVLNSEVLLGDITIDGAHYYMKTYKGEKDDNMAVFMDGFKSDKPKESLVPPFILKTANVYVNNLDFKLINLNKKDSLVFSALKTGGNLQNLSIVGLNFSTNTRGLYFVTNLGLEVTNLTTNYTFTKTAMKFANTTLQTKNSNIYGDILFTYKREDLTSFTDKVKINAAFKKSDLKVSDLKKFYKEISGNDVITFKANMLGTLNNFDFKNLKLATQKGIRVYGDLSFVNAVNIERGFVFEGDLNNLTGTYRNLKSIMPNVLGKNIPTEFDKFGRFVARGKVKVTPTQMTATVTMNSEIGGIVTDLEIDNIDAIDTASYVGSLQLLGFDMGTFLNDPLFGKISLEGDVNGNGFTLSNIDTRFIGKISEFNFKDYTYKNMVANGQYQNNKFDGDLLINDENFKMDFKGLADLSSEVHKFDFKSSITYLNLKETNLFTRDSISIVKGDVTLDIEGNNLDDIVGKATFRNVLYTNEKKEYKFKEFDVTSSVKDSIKTIEVVSEDIASGAISGKFSFEELPKVAQNALGSIYTNYNPYPVTPNQYLDFNFTVFNKIVNVFFPSISIDDNTKLKGKINSDKNLFKLTVSSPRIDAYGNEVKEILLRTDNQNPLYNTHLTASEVNTPYYNVSKLNLLNRTQNDTLYFKSVFKGGNKKNEDFNLDFFYTFNAEGKSVVGFEESSFIYKENTWNINPDKLNTDKITFDLKKGEFNFSQFKLVSGEQKVEFTGSLKGNDEKILLADFTKVNLESFLPKIDSLALKGTLSGNLDFVQKEGDYSPEATLVVKDFQVNNFKQGNLSINIKGDNSYEKYNVNLSIENKDVKSIAATGSLDFSSERPIIDLNVFLEEFKLEAFSPLGQDVLSSLRGSATGDFTLRGFLSNPDMDGTLTLKNAGLKFPYLNVDYDFEGESIITLMQQSFILEDFKLRDTKHQTKGIFKGSISHFNFKQWFLDLKIESDNLLVLDTQKTEEALYYGAAYIDGTADITGLTDRLTIDVNAKTNAGTLFVVPIKDVETVDSYKLIHFKTKETKAKDRQKEIALEALKGLELNIDLEVTKDAVAQIVIDEVYGSQLTGRGSGNLRIEIDTRGKFNMFGDYVVNNGVYDFKYGGIVNKPFVIQRGGTVSWNGNPTDANLDVTAIYKAKANPGVLLENFNSNRNIEVDLVTKITGGLFNSKQELDIQLTNVDPTIANELEFILNDNNVNEKTTQFISLLAFGNFTNPDKVNFDANATITNTASSAIAAAFSSLLNNPDSKFQLGVDYQQGQSDNNVERLNIDNQVDLSVSTKVSDRVIINGKVGVPVGTKTQSSVIGEVKVEVLLNEEGNFRGVIFNRQNEIQYTIEDQGYTQGVGLSYQVNFNTLSELLQKIRGKKKKEKPKKKKVVKDSLKKVNKNLINFEGN
- the pfkA gene encoding 6-phosphofructokinase produces the protein MMKKIKKIAVMTSGGDAPGMNAAIRSVVRACAYYRVSCVGIYRGYEGLIEGDFIELTARSVNNIINKGGTILKSARSKEFRTKEGRAKAYEHLKENDIEAMVVIGGDGSFTGAVIFNEEYKFPVIGIPGTIDNDIFGTTHTLGYDTALNTAVEAIDKIRDTASSHNRLFFVEVMGRDAGFIALNAGVGAGAEEILIPEEDLGLDRMLESLKKSRRTGKSSSIVVVAEGDKSGKNVYELAKYVEENLPEYDVRVSVLGHMQRGGSPSCFDRVLASRLGVKSVELLLDGKTNLMVGLKNNEVISTSIAEAIKGGHSINQELLRVSDIMTT
- the gap gene encoding type I glyceraldehyde-3-phosphate dehydrogenase, translating into MIKVGINGFGRIGRLAFRSAVTRDNVQVVAINDLLDVDYLAYMLKYDSVHGKFEGTVEVKDGKLVVNGNEIRITAERDPANLKWNEVDVDYVIESTGFFLTEETAGKHLQAGAKKVVLSAPSKDHTPMFVMGVNNTDLKADQKIFSNASCTTNCLAPISKVLNDNFGIVEGLMTTVHATTATQKTVDGPSMKDWRGGRAAIHNIIPSSTGAAKAVGKVIPELNGKLTGMAFRVPTMDVSVVDLTVKLEKAATYEEICTAMKTASESGPMKGVLGYTEDSVVSQDFVGDTRTSIFDAKAGIALNDNFVKVVSWYDNEIGYSTKIVDLIEYAATL